ATGATTTATGCGCAGTATCTTATGTATTAACACCCGAGCTATTTTCAGGGGATGATTGCCATGTGGCAGTGGAACTAGAAGGAAGACTTACATCCGGAACAACGGTTGTAGATTATTCTCAACGAACAGGGCTTCCTCATAATGTGAAAGTATTGCATACGGTTCACAGAGAGAAGTTCCTCGAGCAATTTCTGAATGCAGTTAAAATAATGGGCCAACAAATCGGATAAAAAGTATGTTAAACCTGTTGCGATAGCTCAAACGGAAAGGAGCGAGATGATTCATGAATATAGCCGTCGTAGGGAGCATCAATATGGATCTTGTGTATCAGGTTCCCCATATTGTGAAAGCAGGGGAAACATTACACAGCACCAAACATGAGATGTTTTTTGGAGGTAAAGGAGCCAATCAGGCAGTAACCGCTGGGCAATTAGGGGCCGATGTCAACTTTATAGGGAATGTCGGAGTGGATGTTTTCGGTGAACAAGCCTTGCAAAACCTACAAGCGAGAGGAGTTAATACTTCCGCTATAAAGAAGGTTGGATTAACTGGACAAGCGATAATTCAACTAGCAGATTCAGGGGAAAATTCGATAGTACTTTTTGCTGGAGCAAATTTCCTTGTGACAACCGAACAGATTCAAGCAGAAAGAAGCAAAATAGAAGCGAGTAATGCCCTACTTTTACAATTGGAGATTCCGATGCCAACTGTAGAGTTTGCAGCAAGTATTGCAGCACAAAAAGGTATACCAATTATATTAAATCCAGCTCCTGCACAAGAAATTAGCAATTCCTTATTAAGTAAAGTGAGCATATTAACACCAAATGAAACAGAGTTAGAAGTATTAACGGGTCTAAAAACTGAAACCGATGCAGAGCTTTACCAAGCATGCTCCTTATTAGTTCAAAAAGGAGTCGGAGCGGTAGTAGTTACTTTAGGTGAAAAAGGGTCATATTATTTGAATAGTCATGAACATGGCCGCATACAAGCAAACCAAGTTAATGTGAAAGATACAACTGGGGCTGGGGATGCATTCAACGGTGCGTTAGCTGTAGGCTTATGTAAAGGACACTCCTTGAAAGAGAGTATCCTTTATGCATCCGAAGTCGCTGCATTTGCTGTTACACAAATGGGAGCACAACCTACCTTGCCCTCGTCATTTTAAATAAATAAAGATGGAATCCCGTAGCAATCCTCTATATTGCTACGGGATTCCAATTCTACTAAAGTACATTTCGTTTTTTTAACCCAAATAAAAAAACCGACTACTGTATAAATAATCGGCCTTTCTGTATTTATTTTTCTTTATCTTCTGTTTTAAATTCCTCTGTTACATCATCCACAATATTCTTTGTTGACTTCTTGAATTCTCTTAACGTTTCTCCAACAGCTTTGCCTAGTTGAGGTAGTTTGGCTGGTCCGAAGACTATTAGAGCGATGACTAGAATAATAATTAAACCTGGTACTCCGATGTTTGGCATGGTTTTTCCTCCCTATTACTGTTTTTATTAGAATCCATTGGCGAATAGTTAATAAAATGACATGTAAAATTTGTTTTCTTGTTTCATTTACACATTATACTCCTTCATTGCAATTTGTAAACAAATGTGATAAAGAACTTTTGCAACTTACAATAAAGTATGTATAAACAATTAAAAATCTAAGCTTTTTAATTCCTACAAGCATCTAATACATCTTCAATTGAGTTGGCTACACGAATGGTATTTAAATGATGCTTTTTTAAATAGCAAAGCGAACCAGCACCACCAATATAAAATTTAACCTCGTCATTTTCTGAGGCAAATTGGTCCAGTTTTGTTAATAAATTCGGGTATTTTTCAAAAGGAAGCGTGGTAGAAGCAGATAATAAGACGATTTTTGGCTTAAGCTTTTTCACCAAAGCTTCAATAGAGCCAGGTGCAGGAGATGTCCCTATTAGTATCCCTTTCCAACCTCTCATCATGAATTGTAGCAATAAAATATGCATAGGTACTTCATGGTGTTCACTTGGGAGACAAGCCCCAATTATTAAAGGTGCATCTTCTCTATACTGATAGTTCCTACGAATCTGTACCAAAAAGTCTCGCACTACTTGACTACAAACAGATTCTTGGTATTCGTCCCATTCTCCTTTTTCC
The nucleotide sequence above comes from Psychrobacillus glaciei. Encoded proteins:
- the rbsK gene encoding ribokinase, producing MNIAVVGSINMDLVYQVPHIVKAGETLHSTKHEMFFGGKGANQAVTAGQLGADVNFIGNVGVDVFGEQALQNLQARGVNTSAIKKVGLTGQAIIQLADSGENSIVLFAGANFLVTTEQIQAERSKIEASNALLLQLEIPMPTVEFAASIAAQKGIPIILNPAPAQEISNSLLSKVSILTPNETELEVLTGLKTETDAELYQACSLLVQKGVGAVVVTLGEKGSYYLNSHEHGRIQANQVNVKDTTGAGDAFNGALAVGLCKGHSLKESILYASEVAAFAVTQMGAQPTLPSSF
- the tatA gene encoding twin-arginine translocase TatA/TatE family subunit, which encodes MPNIGVPGLIIILVIALIVFGPAKLPQLGKAVGETLREFKKSTKNIVDDVTEEFKTEDKEK
- a CDS encoding MerR family transcriptional regulator; the encoded protein is MIQSRPGGHYNIQQVADVTGLSKQVIRKWEERYELVQPNRLANGYRTYSEKDVNILLRVKTLSEQGYSIKQAVVLVKDENETFEKQFKPISSESYGEFNDYVFQLLEKGSYCDEIELNIILQQGYHHFGLDNFLTAVVIPFLKEVGKRWEKGEWDEYQESVCSQVVRDFLVQIRRNYQYREDAPLIIGACLPSEHHEVPMHILLLQFMMRGWKGILIGTSPAPGSIEALVKKLKPKIVLLSASTTLPFEKYPNLLTKLDQFASENDEVKFYIGGAGSLCYLKKHHLNTIRVANSIEDVLDACRN